The Leptolyngbya sp. 'hensonii' region AAGGGTCGCAATCTGGGAAGGAGCGGTTGCACCACATTCAGAGAGCTGAACCATAGCACAGTTCCTCCTGCGGAATCGTCATCGGTACTTTAACTCTGGACCAGGTAATATCCTGGCGTTTGACTGCTGCTGGCACACCGGCTGCGATCGCACAGGCTGGGATATCCTTTGTCACAATGGATCCGGCTGCAATTACGCTGTTGTGGCCAATCCGGACATTCTTCAACACCCGCACCTGCATACCCAGCCACACATGATCATCAATGTGAATGTAGCGGGCCAGATTGATGCGGCGATCGGTCCTCAAGTCGAGAATGGCATGGGAATCGCCACACCGAATATCAATATCATGGGAAAGCATGCAATCGCTCCCGATCGTGATTTCGGCATGGGGATCTGCCAGACCAATGGTGGCTCCCGCGATGGTGGTATTGGCCCCAATCTCGAGGCGACAGCAATCGTCGTTGATCCACAGATGGCCGCCCTGAATCTGGCAACCAGCCCCAATCACAATTCGGTTATGGGATCCATGAATCTGAATCTGAGTATTGCGAAGCTGTACTCCCGGTGCGATGACGATCGTATTGTGCTCCCCACCCATTTCAAAGGTCACCTGTTGCAAAAAAGGAAGCGTCCCCGAGGTTTCAATCTGAATGGTGTTATGTTTCCCCTGTACCCGCCGCCGATTGCCCTGTTGGGCATACATCAGAGCTGCCAGACCAGCCCGCAAGGGAGGATAAGCTTTCAATTTTTTCCACATCATTGGCTTTTCCAACTACAGAACTTCAATCCCAAGTACAGGCAGTGCATGCACCGCCTCTAGGCCACCCGTGCGATCGATCTCGCCCCGATCACAGCCCGCCGGGCGATCGCCCGCTCATAACTGGCTTCCTGTAAAGCTCCAATCCGTTCCAGACTGTAATGGGAAAGGACTCGATCACGGGCCTGAGCCCCAAACCGCATCCGCTGTTCCGGATTTTGCAGCAGATTGCAGATGGCTGTCGCAATCTGGCGGGGACTGCGGGGTGGCACCAGATGGCCATAGCGCCCCTGATCCAGCAGTTCCGCCATCCCGCCTGCATTGCTGGCCACAATCCCCCGGCCTGCAGCCATCGCTTCGGTACAAACCAGCCCAAAACTCTCCCAAATGCTGGGGAAGACACAGATGTCTGTAACCGCCAGGGCCGCTGGAATTAGATCCAGGGGAATGCCACCCGTGAACTCCACCGCATGTTGATAGAGGTGCAGTCTGGATTCCAGATATTGCTGCATGTTCATGCCCGGTTGGGGCGAGTTCCAGGCAGGTCCCACAAAGCGAAACTTGACCTGGGGATAGCGATGGAGCACCAGGGGAATGGCCCGCACCAGATCCAGAACACCTTTGCGAACTTCCAGCCGCCCCAGAAAGGTAACGACATTGTGGTGGGTCTGAATTGGAATATTGAGCAGGCTTGCTGCTGGAATATAGGGATAAGGGACAGAGGCGAGTAAATCCGAGTTCAATTGCCAGTCAGTCACGACCTTCTGGCCGATCGCTTGGGACGGGGCCACAATTTCATCTGCTTCCAGGGCATGGCGATACTCCGGATCGGTATGGCGATCGTAGCCTGCCCGTCGCTGGGGCAACTTGCCCCGCCGTAAAGCGCCCAGAGTCCATCGGGCCTGGGCTTCCCAAGGACGCAGGGGACTCCCGATCTGATCCAGCACATAGCGGGGGGTGTGTAGTTTCAGGGCCAGGGGAATCTCAGGCACCAGACGCACCGCCTCGGCTGCATCTGCACCACAGTCTGGTCCCTCCAGCACATCAAAGTGAACTGTCTGATGACGGACCGCAAAGACTGAACCAACGGCTCTGGAGAACTCAGCCCGATCGCGGACAGCGATCCGATGCACTAAGACGCCCGCTTCATCGTCCACACGCATAGAGGGAATGCAAGCTTGGGCAACAGCTCCAGCGAAAACTTCTACTCGATGACCCCGTTGCTGTAACATTTGAGCAGCCTGACGCACATAGGTGGCAATGCCCCCGAAGGCTGTATCTGGCGGATATTCGTAGCTGATGAAGGCAATTTTCATAACAAGCTGTCCTGAATTCAATGAAGGGTTACAGACACAATGCGGGAATTTCGGTATGCACCCCAGCCAGGAAGTCATCCAGATGAGCATTTAAGCGATCGGGATGGCGTTCCTCGGCCATGGCCTGGTAATAGGCTCTGGCGATCTCTTGCAACTCTGTCAGCGGCATGGAAAAGACCCGACGCAAAGACTGCCCCAGGTGATCGAAATCCAGGCTGATGAAACTCTCTTGCAGACGAGCACTGAAGCTGTGGGGCACCTGTCCCACCGGCACACAGCGGGCATAGGCGCACTCACTGTACTTCAGAAGTTCCAGCCCGTACCGGGAGGGGGAGACGAACATCCAGCGAAACTGGGATAGGTAGTTCATATAGCGCTCTCCGACGATCGCATGCCGCTGACGCTGCCCGTTGTCTGGATAGCCGGGATGCTTGAGGTGATGAACTTTGCCCCACAACAGGGGATTGTGCCGCACCCCATCCAGGAAGGCCTGCCGCTCCGGGTAGATGTGGGGATGGCGGGCTCCTGAGAAAATAACTTGCTTATGTCGGGGGCTGAGGGCTGGATCGATGGTATAGCTGTCCTGAAAAGGAAAGGGAATGAACACCATCTTGCGGTTGCCTGTAGCATCATCCAGTTCCTTAACCAGATCCGTTGGGGGATAGGTGCTCAAGTAGTAAACATTCTCCCGATCCTTGATCCGAAACAGGAACCGATAGAACCAGTGCTCCCGATAATATCCCCCCGGATCAACAATTTTGGGGACAAATAGGGTTTCTTGGTGAGTGGCAATGTGGTCTTCCAGAATCTCA contains the following coding sequences:
- a CDS encoding acyltransferase, whose protein sequence is MMWKKLKAYPPLRAGLAALMYAQQGNRRRVQGKHNTIQIETSGTLPFLQQVTFEMGGEHNTIVIAPGVQLRNTQIQIHGSHNRIVIGAGCQIQGGHLWINDDCCRLEIGANTTIAGATIGLADPHAEITIGSDCMLSHDIDIRCGDSHAILDLRTDRRINLARYIHIDDHVWLGMQVRVLKNVRIGHNSVIAAGSIVTKDIPACAIAAGVPAAVKRQDITWSRVKVPMTIPQEELCYGSAL
- a CDS encoding glycosyltransferase family 4 protein, giving the protein MKIAFISYEYPPDTAFGGIATYVRQAAQMLQQRGHRVEVFAGAVAQACIPSMRVDDEAGVLVHRIAVRDRAEFSRAVGSVFAVRHQTVHFDVLEGPDCGADAAEAVRLVPEIPLALKLHTPRYVLDQIGSPLRPWEAQARWTLGALRRGKLPQRRAGYDRHTDPEYRHALEADEIVAPSQAIGQKVVTDWQLNSDLLASVPYPYIPAASLLNIPIQTHHNVVTFLGRLEVRKGVLDLVRAIPLVLHRYPQVKFRFVGPAWNSPQPGMNMQQYLESRLHLYQHAVEFTGGIPLDLIPAALAVTDICVFPSIWESFGLVCTEAMAAGRGIVASNAGGMAELLDQGRYGHLVPPRSPRQIATAICNLLQNPEQRMRFGAQARDRVLSHYSLERIGALQEASYERAIARRAVIGARSIARVA